The Elaeis guineensis isolate ETL-2024a chromosome 13, EG11, whole genome shotgun sequence genome includes a region encoding these proteins:
- the LOC105056347 gene encoding homeobox-leucine zipper protein HOX3: MEEPGKSPSGVKQTIAVPGESFSCGPEKAGRKVRELDINEPPADKDEEEKEEEDEEEILMGGADDSEDGENGNPRPKRLRLSEEQTQLLEDTFRKNCVLSHSAKEELAPKVKLTPRQVEVWFQNRRARIKLRRAKNECKLLKQRFKLLMEENQRLQQEVKELHALLVAARTTTIIMCPRCKRVTSVAGIQRCSKTPDTNLSL; this comes from the exons ATGGAGGAACCGGGGAAGAGCCCTTCAGGTGTCAAGCAGACCATTGCCGTCCCTGGAGAAAGTTTTTCTTGTGGGCCTG AAAAAGCTGGTCGCAAGGTGAGGGAGTTGGACATAAACGAGCCACCTGCTGACAAAgatgaggaagagaaagaggaagaggacgAGGAGGAGATCCTGATGGGAGGAGCAGATGATAGTGAGGATGGAGAAAATGGAAACCCACGGCCCAAAAGGCTCCGCCTCTCCGAGGAGCAAACCCAGTTGCTGGAAGACACATTCAGGAAGAACTGTGTCCTCAGCCAC AGCGCCAAGGAGGAGTTGGCTCCGAAGGTGAAGCTGACGCCGCGCCAGGTGGAGGTCTGGTTTCAGAACCGGCGGGCTCG GATCAAACTGAGACGGGCCAAGAATGAATGCAAATTGCTAAAGCAGCGGTTCAAGTTACTGATGGAGGAGAACCAGAGGCTCCAGCAAGAGGTGAAGGAGCTACATGCCCTTCTTGTGGCTGCACgcaccaccaccatcatcatgtGCCCTAGATGCAAGCGCGTCACCTCGGTGGCTGGCATCCAGCGCTGCTCCAAAACTCCCGATACCAACCTTAGCCTTTAA